The following coding sequences lie in one Panicum virgatum strain AP13 chromosome 6N, P.virgatum_v5, whole genome shotgun sequence genomic window:
- the LOC120677860 gene encoding uncharacterized mitochondrial protein AtMg00810-like yields MQSQFEMSDLGLLSFYLGIEVDQRSNGICLSQAAYARNVLEKMGMAGCNSSHTPMEPRLKLSKVSSSPPVDATEYRGVVGSLRYLVHTRPDISFSVGRTGREAKLLGYSDADMGGGLDTRKSTTGVLFFFGSCAVS; encoded by the exons ATGCAGTCCCAATTCGAGATGAGCGACCTCGGTTTGCTCAGCTTCTACCTAGGCATCGAGGTGGACCAGAGGAGCAACGGCATCTGCCTCTCCCAGGCAGCGTATGCACGCAACGTGCTTGAGAAGATGGGCATGGCTGGGTGCAACTCCAGTCACACGCCGATGGAACCAAGACTGAAGCTCAGCAAGGTGAGCAGCTCCCCTCCGGTCGACGCCACTGAGTACCGAGGGGTGGTTGGCTCATTGCGGTATCTGGTGCACACGAGACCCGACATTTCCTTCTCTGTCGG AAGGACTGGTAGAGAAGCCAAGCTGCTCGGGTACAGCGATGCTGATATGGGTGGCGGCTTGGACACCCGGAAGAGCACCACTGGTGTTCTGTTCTTCTTCGGTTCATGTGCAGTAAGCTAG